In Fusarium oxysporum f. sp. lycopersici 4287 chromosome 2, whole genome shotgun sequence, a genomic segment contains:
- a CDS encoding protein RDR1, with protein sequence MSTSQGRKRSRLACETCRDLKRKCDGAQPCGACVRFEYDCTYKTSSNKKRKTHDATLLPSPPVHTEKESRPSRSDHATSPRHLQSLEANSGAAFLRRLALRLDPKNAPRMHTFSWNAFLGARKSSHVPVSRPITDLLSKEDMESLSAVYFQKMDPIYGFVDRDDISQTIQGRWAGYIYDQSQDSILCGIAAIGCLFSQVEPPPVELDLIETARFILEQKMSDGPSAASVTGWLLRVVYLRIAGTPHTAWMASSILMHMLEAAGLHCEPSQESVLPVTEEKVDAELRRRLFAVAEHLNIWISFDMGRSRTILCNSTLEMPCSREGDYTHELMELLPYSTELDPNKTQDVSELEASLSTVLSRTHSVPPSIMAQTNLALCLCRRLQSMNTTFSGKVLDQILSITKTGIEAAQAILDARSPWHHMANVPFQIICVLLAIDTGESIAQLKDAMQCLSNVATVYNTNATKEALNTASLLILMQQRRKEKCASNLSDILKTFPIVSLPETRDETPVTEMDDMRWLNNLVGDLSSFDYADLDRFLFPNMF encoded by the coding sequence ATGTCCACTTCTCAAGGCCGTAAGCGCTCAAGACTCGCCTGTGAAACATGTCGGGATTTAAAACGGAAATGCGACGGCGCTCAGCCCTGCGGAGCCTGTGTCCGTTTTGAGTATGACTGCACCTACAAGACATCTTcgaacaagaagaggaagactcATGACGCTACTCTGCTTCCTTCACCTCCTGTTCATACTGAGAAGGAATCTAGACCTTCGAGGAGTGATCATGCTACGTCGCCAAGGCATCTGCAGTCGCTGGAGGCGAATTCTGGGGCTGCGTTTCTTAGAAGGTTGGCATTGAGGTTGGATCCTAAGAATGCGCCGAGGATGCACACTTTCTCTTGGAATGCATTTCTTGGAGCACGGAAGTCTTCCCATGTTCCTGTCTCGAGACCGATCACAGACTTACTGTCGAAAGAAGACATGGAGAGCTTGAGTGCTGTCTACTTTCAAAAGATGGACCCAATCTATGGTTTTGTTGATCGTGACGATATCTCACAGACCATACAAGGTAGATGGGCTGGTTATATATACGATCAGTCACAAGACTCTATCCTCTGCGGTATAGCAGCTATCGGGTGCTTATTCTCGCAAGTTGAGCCTCCACCAGTGGAGCTTGACTTAATAGAAACAGCAAGATTCATCCTCGAGCAGAAGATGTCCGATGGCCCATCTGCTGCTAGTGTCACAGGTTGGCTACTTCGAGTCGTATATCTGAGAATAGCTGGAACACCTCACACAGCATGGATGGCTAGTTCAATTCTTATGCACATGCTCGAAGCAGCTGGCCTGCATTGTGAACCATCCCAAGAATCAGTCCTTCCAGTAACAGAAGAAAAGGTCGATGCCGAGCTTCGGAGAAGGCTCTTTGCTGTCGCCGAGCACCTCAACATATGGATTTCATTTGACATGGGTCGTTCCAGAACTATACTATGCAACTCAACACTCGAGATGCCATGTTCCAGAGAAGGAGACTATACCCATGAGCTCATGGAGTTACTCCCCTACTCAACAGAGCTTGATCCGAATAAGACGCAAGACGTTTCCGAGCTTGAGGCCTCGCTGTCAACTGTCTTAAGCAGGACTCATTCTGTTCCGCCATCGATTATGGCACAGACAAACCTCGCCTTATGTCTCTGCCGTCGACTTCAATCTATGAACACGACGTTCTCAGGAAAGGTTCTTGACCAGATCCTCTCTATCACAAAAACAGGCATCGAAGCAGCTCAAGCTATTTTAGATGCTCGCTCGCCATGGCATCACATGGCCAATGTGCCGTTTCAAATTATCTGTGTCCTACTAGCCATTGACACGGGAGAATCGATAGCTCAGCTCAAGGATGCAATGCAATGTTTGAGTAATGTTGCTACTGTGTATAACACTAATGCTACGAAAGAGGCTCTCAACACGGCTTCTCTGCTTATACTGATGCAACAGAGGCGCAAGGAGAAGTGTGCATCGAACTTGAGTGACATACTTAAAACCTTCCCGATAGTTTCCCTTCCAGAGACGCGAGATGAGACTCCCGTTACAGAAATGGATGATATGAGATGGCTGAATAACTTGGTTGGAGATCTTTCCAGTTTCGACTATGCTGATTTGGATCGATTTCTCTTCCCGAACATGTTTTGA
- a CDS encoding NADH dehydrogenase (ubiquinone) Fe-S protein 7, which yields MTRLQLARSIARPLSITATSTIPQQAHRITDNRFDFQRRNGSSKAAKDIAPITHPASLADVKPNNLVDYALTTLDKVANWGRTGSLWPLSFGLACCSIEMMHVSMPRYDQDRLGIIFRASPRQSDVMIVAGTVTNKMAPALRQVYDQMPEPRWVISMGSCANGGGYYYYSYSVVRGVDRIVPVDIFVPGCPPTAEALMYGVFQLQRKIRSQRASRMWYRKK from the exons ATGACCAGATTACAATTAGCAAGAT CTATAGCTCGGCCTCTCTCCATCACAGCTACTTCAACAATCCCACAGCAAGCTCATAGAATAACAGACAACCGATTCGATTTTCAGAGACGGAATGGTTCCTCCAAGGCGGCTAAGGATATAGCACCTATTACGCACCCAGCTTCGCTCGCCGATGTTAAGCCAAACAACCTAGTCGACTATGCCCT CACGACGCTAGATAAGGTAGCCAATTGGGGCCGAACTGGCTCCCTTTGGCCATTGAGCTTCGGCCTGGCCTGCTGCAGTATCGAAATGATGCACGTTTCAATGCCACGCTACGACCAAGACCGTCTCGGCATCATCTTCCGCGCCTCCCCTAGACAGTCAGATGTAATGATCGTGGCAGGGACTGTCACAAATAAAATGGCCCCTGCATTACGACAAGTCTACGATCAGATGCCTGAGCCTCGTTGGGTTATCAGCATGGGATCTTGTGCCAATGGAGGAGGGTACTATTACTACAGCTATAGCGTTGTAAGGGGAGTTGATCGTATTGTTCCGGTCGATATCTTCGTTCCTGGCTGCCCACCTACTGCTGAGGCTTTGATGTATGGCGTGTTTCAGCTGCAAAGGAAGATCAGGAGTCAGAGAGCTTCGAGGATGTGGTATCGAAAGAAGTAG
- a CDS encoding hypothetical protein (At least one base has a quality score < 10) yields the protein MGCFGADNDTNRVDEETAVRGVQVDFSDDRWIVDLELDNIISNISENESWTTSSRRGFQGANDNEQPPNELGKSYRINFAVLQRIQLKQLRTKFAKHAVSLRCEAGEPQGWQDTLKDYIQALQNYEYMERRSLQPEDPFYMSGEKYQDRKLLETIIGGEAYKFEGKKVFPAIGDWQKGPDGSRSVRDTRQDNYQRNWKVGFHQRLAVAAVGGIFLMAPMWLMVLHNTLYTALVSTTVFVAVFGSMAARYLTSLMDVMSSTAAYAAVLVVFVGLITEMHDG from the exons ATGGGCTGCTTCGGCGCTGACAATGATACAAATCGGGTAGACGAGGAGACTGCAGTCCGGGGCGTACAGGTTGATTTTAGCGATGATCGCTGGATTGTAGACCTTGAACTCGATAACATTATCAGCAACATATCGGAGAACGAGAGCTGGACAACTTCATCTCGTAGGGGGTTTCAGGGCGCCAATGACAACGAACAACCCCCAAACGAACTAGGCAAA AGTTATCGGATCAACTTTGCTGTCCTTCAGCGAATACAGTTGAAGCAGCTCCGAACTAAATTCGCCAAACATGCAGTCTCTCTAAGATGCGAAGCCGGTGAACCTCAAGGGTGGCAGGACACTCTTAAAGACTATA TACAAGCACTCCAAAACTATGAATacatggaaagaagaagtctgCAACCTGAAGACCCGTTCTACATGAGCGGCGAGAAATATCAAGACCGAAAGCTCCTTGAAACCATCATAGGAGGCGAAGCATATAAATTTGAAGGCAAAAAGGTATTTCCTGCTATAGGTGACTGGCAAAAGGGTCCTGATGGATCGAGATCTGTTCGAGATACAAGACAAGATAACTATCAGCGGAACTGGAAGGTAGGTTTCCACCAAAGACTTGCCGTGGCGGCCGTAGGTGGGATATTTCTCATGGCCCCTATGTGGCTGATGGTCTTGCATAATACTCTCTACACAGCTTTGGTTTCGACGACGGTGTTCGTTGCTGTTTTTGGATCAATGGCTGCGCGTTATCTTACGAGTTTGATGGACGTTATGTCGAGTACAGCGGCTTATGCTGCTGTGTTGGTTGTTTTTGTTGGGCTGATCACTGAAATGCACGATGGCTGA
- a CDS encoding transcription initiation factor TFIID subunit 1: MAEENDFSSFDENAWKAQDAADDREIAKLLGDSQNNGGGIVLDNVAFDQSGKADDAEDYEDISDDDLPDEEEPSAGVSMEMPGLTDDGGTSHDPDDLFGEGPSSPDPILGPSSPAPHIRDADTTDDTQPLDTSLSFPGINFDPEPHLDNQDPDIPAPAETVEDLLKATWPAFKKGHILTWSELLPAKKATWKEKKPVKKPKQLVTSKLTLELAPDQEKLFRIPGTATITRKPRQGEERGLVYCGMDQEDQAEDNVQFDLDQESDSETVAGFTLRDIELACEDWGASIEAIEADFKARQTAEQQEQQARKRVFEEQDEEWDAEFLMDLGDEGPSRPKKRKTVKLGLPEIPRYAAPSFDNFEDATRRGAKRVQLDMSDPYLLIETQETQRNAKRPRTDNKLKRMANGNLGRDVSNRFNISNDEAYEALKENHQSKVRATLGNISVEHSMPAIKLSWPYYKVKLGGTTDEYHRPRFRYKKFAGHIIKFDKPAHQKRKQMKGKAHEVFLKSKDLSINDNSTAVLYEYCEQRPRVLSSFGMGNRLINYYRRKDTNEDEQLPKQELGEYRMLLPEDRSPFSLFGTVDPGETVPTLHNEMYRAPVFKHNPRGSDFLVVRSTTGEHGSRWFLHKIDHLYVVGQQFPSVEVPGPHSRKVTNASKNRMKMLAFRMIRHSDTDNCQLSDITKHIADSTDTQNRQKLKEFLQYDRESGEKGMWRLKPGEILPDESTIRSMIKPEEVCLLDAMQLGIKELEDAGYDPRNASLDEDVQNNDADGDDDDVEDEGSKIAKGAKKQQEKQEETLADKMAPWKTTKAFIDACAQKAMLQLHGEGDPTGHGLGFSFIRTSMKGGYIEAVQGPLATSADAMEREKRANGGHAYNVKKQQAMYEEGIREIWEKQKSTLSDGQEHDDKDVAVTEDEDDRFNVQSAMTPAQFDDGTSQISGLTSASRQQRRAIRITREIRMPDGSTQDRVEVVHDPVVISQYMKRRTEADLEMREYVHPPNSRQTVQQPQSRGVVTRKRRRTYGVGTPGSRNDIVGLEFRAPAYVYLSTASTAPVLQAMPTMTVLQALESRRSSNDSRRTKLDDRLESSKKSSTKRPAQEMPGHPVSMAIKSQLEQPASVPIVAKSVTSRQIRSYVHCLTAR; this comes from the exons ATGGCTGAAGAGAACGATTTCTCGTCCTTTGACGAGAACGCCTGGAAGGCCCAGGACGCCGCCGACGATCGAGAAATTGCGAAACTACTGGGAGATTCGCAAAATAACGGAGGCGGCATCGTTCTCGACAATGTCGCGTTCGACCAGTCCGGTAAGGCGGACGATGCAGAGGATTACGAAGATATCAGCGACGATGATTTACCAGACGAGGAGGAGCCCAGCGCTGGTGTTTCTATGGAGATGCCTGGCCTCACGGACGATGGCGGAACCAGTCACGATCCAGATGACCTCTTCGGAGAGGGACCTTCTTCACCAGATCCAATTCTAGGTCCCTCTTCCCCAGCACCTCACATTCGCGATGCCGATACTACCGACGACACCCAACCTCTCGATACGAGTCTTAGCTTTCCTGGCATCAACTTCGACCCCGAACCACATCTCGATAACCAGGATCCTGACATTCCCGCACCCGCTGAAACCGTCGAGGACCTCCTAAAAGCTACATGGCCTGCTTTCAAAAAGGGGCACATCTTGACATGGAGCGAACTCCTaccagccaagaaggccacatggaaggagaagaaaccCGTCAAAAAGCCCAAGCAGCTCGTCACCAGCAAACTTACACTCGAACTCGCTCCCGATCAAGAGAAGCTGTTCCGTATCCCAGGCACTGCAACCATCACCCGCAAACCTAGGCAGGGCGAGGAGAGAGGTTTAGTGTACTGTGGCATGGACCAGGAAGATCAGGCCGAAGATAATGTCCAGTTCGATCTCGATCAAGAGTCCGATTCCGAAACGGTTGCTGGCTTCACCCTACGTGATATTGAGCTTGCCTGCGAAGATTGGGGCGCCAGCATTGAGGCTATCGAAGCTGATTTCAAGGCCCGACAAACCGCCGAGCAGCAGGAACAGCAAGCACGGAAGCGCGTGTTTGAAGAGCAGGATGAAGAATGGGATGCTGAGTTCCTGATGGACCTTGGCGACGAGGGACCATCGCGACCGAAGAAACGCAAGACAGTCAAGCTTGGTCTACCAGAGATTCCCCGCTATGCTGCCCCCTCCTTCGACAATTTCGAAGACGCTACCCGCAGAGGCGCCAAGAGGGTGCAACTGGATATGAGCGATCCTTACCTCCTTATCGAAACCCAAGAAACTCAACGAAATGCAAAGCGACCCCGCACAGACAACAAGCTGAAGCGCATGGCTAACGGCAACCTCGGCCGCGATGTCTCCAACcgcttcaacatctcgaACGACGAGGCATACGAGGCTTTGAAGGAAAACCACCAAAGCAAGGTTCGCGCTACACTTGGCAACATTTCTGTTGAGCACAGTATGCCCGCTATCAAGCTCTCATGGCCGTACTACAAAGTTAAGCTCGGTGGTACGACAGATGAGTATCATCGCCCTCGTTTCAGGTACAAGAAATTTGCTGGTCATATCATCAAGTTTGACAAGCCTGCACACCAGAAGCGAAAGCAGATGAAGGGCAAAGCGCACGAAGTCTTCCTCAAGTCCAAGGATTTGAGTATTAACGACAACTCAACGGCTGTTCTTTACGAGTACTGTGAGCAACGTCCACGAGTGCTCAGCAGCTTCGGTATGGGCAACCGCTTGATCAACTACTACCGCCGGAAAGACACAAATGAAGACGAGCAACTCCCCAAGCAAGAACTTGGAGAGTATCGCATGCTTCTTCCTGAAGATCGATCCCCGTTTTCCCTCTTTGGCACCGTTGACCCCGGTGAGACTGTACCAACATTACACAACGAGATGTACCGAGCTCCTGTCTTCAAGCATAACCCAAGAGGTAGTGACTTCTTGGTTGTGCGCAGCACCACTGGTGAACATGGTTCGAGGTGGTTTCTCCACAAGATCGATCATCTTTATGTCGTTGGTCAGCAATTCCCTTCAGTCGAGGTTCCAGGACCACACAGTCGCAAGGTTACGAATGCCTCGAAGAACAGAATGAAGATGCTCGCATTTCGCATGATAAGACACAGCGATACCGACAACTGTCAACTGTCCGATATCACCAAGCATATTGCCGACTCAACCGATACTCAAAATCGCCAGAAACTCAAAGAATTCCTGCAGTACGACAGAGAGAGCGGTGAGAAGGGTATGTGGCGGCTGAAACCTGGCGAAATACTGCCTGATGAGAGTACGATTCGTTCCATGATTAAGCCGGAAGAGGTTTGTCTACTTGATGCTATGCAACTTGGtatcaaggagcttgaggacgCCGGATACGACCCTCGAAATGCTTCCCTCGATGAAGATGTTCAGAACAACGACGCAGATggggatgacgatgatgtcgaggATGAAGGCAGCAAGATTGCCAAGGGCGCCAAAAAGCAGcaagagaagcaagaagaaaCTCTCGCGGACAAGATGGCCCCATGGAAGACAACCAAGGCTTTCATCGATGCATGCGCTCAAAAGGCCATGCTTCAACTTCATGGTGAGGGAGACCCGACAGGCCACGGTCTTGGCTTCTCCTTCATTCGAACCTCCATGAAGGGTGGATATATCGAGGCAGTTCAGGGACCGCTTGCTACATCTGCAGATGCCATGGAGCGTGAAAAGCGAGCTAATGGTGGCCACGCCTATAATGTCAAAAAGCAGCAAGCAATGTACGAGGAAGGTATTCGAGAAATTTGGGAGAAGCAAAAGTCTACACTCTCAGATGGTCAAGAGCATGACGACAAAGATGTTGCAGTaacagaagatgaagatgatagATTCAACGTTCAGTCAGCCATGACTCCAGCCCAGTTCGACGACGGTACCAGCCAAATTAGTGGTTTGACTTCGGCAAGTCGACAGCAACGACGCGCTATTCGCATAACCCGAGAGATCCGAATGCCCGATGGCAGTACGCAAGATCGAGTCGAAGTCGTTCACGATCCGGTTGTGATTTCGCAGTATATGAAGCGGCGAACAGAGGCGgatcttgagatgagagagtATGTGCACCCACCCAACTCGCGTCAGACAGTCCAGCAGCCACAGAGCAGGGGAGTCGTGACAAGAAAACGTCGACGAACTTACGGAGTCGGCACCCCTGGCTCAAGAAATGACATTGTTGGATTGGAGTTTAGAGCACCGGCTTACGTGTATCTTTCAACAGCATCTACAGCTCCCGTCCTACAGGCAATGCCGACCATGACCGTCTTGCAGGCATTAG AATCAAGAAGGAGCTCGAACGACTCGAGAAGAACAAAGCTCGACGACAGGCTCGAGAGC
- a CDS encoding transcription initiation factor TFIID subunit 1, translating to MAEENDFSSFDENAWKAQDAADDREIAKLLGDSQNNGGGIVLDNVAFDQSGKADDAEDYEDISDDDLPDEEEPSAGVSMEMPGLTDDGGTSHDPDDLFGEGPSSPDPILGPSSPAPHIRDADTTDDTQPLDTSLSFPGINFDPEPHLDNQDPDIPAPAETVEDLLKATWPAFKKGHILTWSELLPAKKATWKEKKPVKKPKQLVTSKLTLELAPDQEKLFRIPGTATITRKPRQGEERGLVYCGMDQEDQAEDNVQFDLDQESDSETVAGFTLRDIELACEDWGASIEAIEADFKARQTAEQQEQQARKRVFEEQDEEWDAEFLMDLGDEGPSRPKKRKTVKLGLPEIPRYAAPSFDNFEDATRRGAKRVQLDMSDPYLLIETQETQRNAKRPRTDNKLKRMANGNLGRDVSNRFNISNDEAYEALKENHQSKVRATLGNISVEHSMPAIKLSWPYYKVKLGGTTDEYHRPRFRYKKFAGHIIKFDKPAHQKRKQMKGKAHEVFLKSKDLSINDNSTAVLYEYCEQRPRVLSSFGMGNRLINYYRRKDTNEDEQLPKQELGEYRMLLPEDRSPFSLFGTVDPGETVPTLHNEMYRAPVFKHNPRGSDFLVVRSTTGEHGSRWFLHKIDHLYVVGQQFPSVEVPGPHSRKVTNASKNRMKMLAFRMIRHSDTDNCQLSDITKHIADSTDTQNRQKLKEFLQYDRESGEKGMWRLKPGEILPDESTIRSMIKPEEVCLLDAMQLGIKELEDAGYDPRNASLDEDVQNNDADGDDDDVEDEGSKIAKGAKKQQEKQEETLADKMAPWKTTKAFIDACAQKAMLQLHGEGDPTGHGLGFSFIRTSMKGGYIEAVQGPLATSADAMEREKRANGGHAYNVKKQQAMYEEGIREIWEKQKSTLSDGQEHDDKDVAVTEDEDDRFNVQSAMTPAQFDDGTSQISGLTSASRQQRRAIRITREIRMPDGSTQDRVEVVHDPVVISQYMKRRTEADLEMREYVHPPNSRQTVQQPQSRGVVTRKRRRTYGVGTPGSRNDIVGLEFRAPAYVYLSTASTAPVLQAMPTMTVLQALGTSSRAMV from the coding sequence ATGGCTGAAGAGAACGATTTCTCGTCCTTTGACGAGAACGCCTGGAAGGCCCAGGACGCCGCCGACGATCGAGAAATTGCGAAACTACTGGGAGATTCGCAAAATAACGGAGGCGGCATCGTTCTCGACAATGTCGCGTTCGACCAGTCCGGTAAGGCGGACGATGCAGAGGATTACGAAGATATCAGCGACGATGATTTACCAGACGAGGAGGAGCCCAGCGCTGGTGTTTCTATGGAGATGCCTGGCCTCACGGACGATGGCGGAACCAGTCACGATCCAGATGACCTCTTCGGAGAGGGACCTTCTTCACCAGATCCAATTCTAGGTCCCTCTTCCCCAGCACCTCACATTCGCGATGCCGATACTACCGACGACACCCAACCTCTCGATACGAGTCTTAGCTTTCCTGGCATCAACTTCGACCCCGAACCACATCTCGATAACCAGGATCCTGACATTCCCGCACCCGCTGAAACCGTCGAGGACCTCCTAAAAGCTACATGGCCTGCTTTCAAAAAGGGGCACATCTTGACATGGAGCGAACTCCTaccagccaagaaggccacatggaaggagaagaaaccCGTCAAAAAGCCCAAGCAGCTCGTCACCAGCAAACTTACACTCGAACTCGCTCCCGATCAAGAGAAGCTGTTCCGTATCCCAGGCACTGCAACCATCACCCGCAAACCTAGGCAGGGCGAGGAGAGAGGTTTAGTGTACTGTGGCATGGACCAGGAAGATCAGGCCGAAGATAATGTCCAGTTCGATCTCGATCAAGAGTCCGATTCCGAAACGGTTGCTGGCTTCACCCTACGTGATATTGAGCTTGCCTGCGAAGATTGGGGCGCCAGCATTGAGGCTATCGAAGCTGATTTCAAGGCCCGACAAACCGCCGAGCAGCAGGAACAGCAAGCACGGAAGCGCGTGTTTGAAGAGCAGGATGAAGAATGGGATGCTGAGTTCCTGATGGACCTTGGCGACGAGGGACCATCGCGACCGAAGAAACGCAAGACAGTCAAGCTTGGTCTACCAGAGATTCCCCGCTATGCTGCCCCCTCCTTCGACAATTTCGAAGACGCTACCCGCAGAGGCGCCAAGAGGGTGCAACTGGATATGAGCGATCCTTACCTCCTTATCGAAACCCAAGAAACTCAACGAAATGCAAAGCGACCCCGCACAGACAACAAGCTGAAGCGCATGGCTAACGGCAACCTCGGCCGCGATGTCTCCAACcgcttcaacatctcgaACGACGAGGCATACGAGGCTTTGAAGGAAAACCACCAAAGCAAGGTTCGCGCTACACTTGGCAACATTTCTGTTGAGCACAGTATGCCCGCTATCAAGCTCTCATGGCCGTACTACAAAGTTAAGCTCGGTGGTACGACAGATGAGTATCATCGCCCTCGTTTCAGGTACAAGAAATTTGCTGGTCATATCATCAAGTTTGACAAGCCTGCACACCAGAAGCGAAAGCAGATGAAGGGCAAAGCGCACGAAGTCTTCCTCAAGTCCAAGGATTTGAGTATTAACGACAACTCAACGGCTGTTCTTTACGAGTACTGTGAGCAACGTCCACGAGTGCTCAGCAGCTTCGGTATGGGCAACCGCTTGATCAACTACTACCGCCGGAAAGACACAAATGAAGACGAGCAACTCCCCAAGCAAGAACTTGGAGAGTATCGCATGCTTCTTCCTGAAGATCGATCCCCGTTTTCCCTCTTTGGCACCGTTGACCCCGGTGAGACTGTACCAACATTACACAACGAGATGTACCGAGCTCCTGTCTTCAAGCATAACCCAAGAGGTAGTGACTTCTTGGTTGTGCGCAGCACCACTGGTGAACATGGTTCGAGGTGGTTTCTCCACAAGATCGATCATCTTTATGTCGTTGGTCAGCAATTCCCTTCAGTCGAGGTTCCAGGACCACACAGTCGCAAGGTTACGAATGCCTCGAAGAACAGAATGAAGATGCTCGCATTTCGCATGATAAGACACAGCGATACCGACAACTGTCAACTGTCCGATATCACCAAGCATATTGCCGACTCAACCGATACTCAAAATCGCCAGAAACTCAAAGAATTCCTGCAGTACGACAGAGAGAGCGGTGAGAAGGGTATGTGGCGGCTGAAACCTGGCGAAATACTGCCTGATGAGAGTACGATTCGTTCCATGATTAAGCCGGAAGAGGTTTGTCTACTTGATGCTATGCAACTTGGtatcaaggagcttgaggacgCCGGATACGACCCTCGAAATGCTTCCCTCGATGAAGATGTTCAGAACAACGACGCAGATggggatgacgatgatgtcgaggATGAAGGCAGCAAGATTGCCAAGGGCGCCAAAAAGCAGcaagagaagcaagaagaaaCTCTCGCGGACAAGATGGCCCCATGGAAGACAACCAAGGCTTTCATCGATGCATGCGCTCAAAAGGCCATGCTTCAACTTCATGGTGAGGGAGACCCGACAGGCCACGGTCTTGGCTTCTCCTTCATTCGAACCTCCATGAAGGGTGGATATATCGAGGCAGTTCAGGGACCGCTTGCTACATCTGCAGATGCCATGGAGCGTGAAAAGCGAGCTAATGGTGGCCACGCCTATAATGTCAAAAAGCAGCAAGCAATGTACGAGGAAGGTATTCGAGAAATTTGGGAGAAGCAAAAGTCTACACTCTCAGATGGTCAAGAGCATGACGACAAAGATGTTGCAGTaacagaagatgaagatgatagATTCAACGTTCAGTCAGCCATGACTCCAGCCCAGTTCGACGACGGTACCAGCCAAATTAGTGGTTTGACTTCGGCAAGTCGACAGCAACGACGCGCTATTCGCATAACCCGAGAGATCCGAATGCCCGATGGCAGTACGCAAGATCGAGTCGAAGTCGTTCACGATCCGGTTGTGATTTCGCAGTATATGAAGCGGCGAACAGAGGCGgatcttgagatgagagagtATGTGCACCCACCCAACTCGCGTCAGACAGTCCAGCAGCCACAGAGCAGGGGAGTCGTGACAAGAAAACGTCGACGAACTTACGGAGTCGGCACCCCTGGCTCAAGAAATGACATTGTTGGATTGGAGTTTAGAGCACCGGCTTACGTGTATCTTTCAACAGCATCTACAGCTCCCGTCCTACAGGCAATGCCGACCATGACCGTCTTGCAGGCATTAGGTACGTCTTCTCGAGCCATGGTGTGA